The following nucleotide sequence is from Vanrija pseudolonga chromosome 4, complete sequence.
ACTACAGCCTCGAATTGAGCCCCTTGCTCCCGTCCTGCTCAGTCTTGTTGTAAATATCGTTATActtgccgagcgcggccgtctcgagctggcgctcgtCTTGGCCGTCAAACCGGCGGGGGTCAAACGCCTTCCTCAAGTGCgcatcgacgccgcccgccggctTCTTgcccagcgcctcgaggatctggtcggcgagcacgcccgtGACGCCACCAGCGGACGTGACCCACACGCCGACGGAGCACCACAGCCCCTGTGTGGGGCCGGCCACATCCAGCGCACCGGAGAGCGGGAGCGCGTCAGGCGTGACGGTGAACAACCCGTTGAAGGCGTACGGcacgctgcccgccgcgacggggTGCACGTCCTCTCTGCTGGGGGTACGGTAGCTCCTGaaggtcgccgccgtgcgcgggggcagcagcccGAGCGCGCGGTTGAACGCCGGCGCGATCCGGCTCTCCCAGTCGCCATAAGCGctgtcgagggcgccgacgcgctggagCGCATAGTGCACCGTCTCGTGGTCGTAGCttccgacgccgtcgcgctggccGTGGTCCCGCGCGTAGACGTGCGCTGCTGGCCACCGAATGAAGGGCTGGGCAATGGGGCGCGGGGATCGCTTCGTGCTGTACCCGTACGGGTGGGCGACGGAGACCGCGGTCGCCTTGAGGCTcgggacgagctggccgcccCAGACCcccgtcgcgacgacgacatgtgCGGCGGTAAACGACCCCTGGCACGAGTCGACGCGGTAGCCTGTTGCCGTTTTAACGATGCCGctcacgtcgccgtcgaggagcgttgcgcccgccgccttggccgtGTCCTGGCCGTACTTGGCGATCGCTTTCGCGTTGGCCGTACCGTCGGAGGGGAAgtagacggcggcgagggcgcgctcgtcgagaaaagtgggcgcgagggcgcgcgcctcggcgccagacAGCAGTTCGTGGGGCAggccagcggcctcggcgagcgccgcgcgcgccttgagcgcgtcgacggcgtggatATCGGCCGTGATGTCCGGTtcgggcgcggcgatggcgacctCCATCCCGCCGACGGTGTTGAAGCCGCCCGGAATAGAAGAGTACAGCTtgacgctgcggcgcgcgacctcgctcagcgcgccgaccgtgTTCACCTGCCCCACGAAGCCGGGCGCATGGCCCGTCGAGCCGGGCAGCGCGGCCACatcgcggtcgacgaggaggaggcgcgtgTGCggggcgagcttggcggccaGGAGCGACCCGAcgatgccggcgccgacgatgacgatgtcGTAGTCTGACATTGTTGGTGGGTAGTGAGTGGGATGGGATGGCGACGCCAATGCCTATGCCGCTGGAAGGTTATCCTGCTCTCGTCGTGAGCGAGCACACCTCGAGTCGAGCGTCGCGTGCCGGTCGTCTGACGGTGCGTCGTGGAGTGTTCGGCGGAACAAGTCGAGTTGTCGTCGGATGGCTGCGGGCGAGCCGACCTGTTCAGGCGGGTATGCAAAACCCGGCCCGATGCCAAGCCCCCTTGCCCTGTGATGGCAGTTATCGGGCTGATAATTATTCCATTGGGACTGCCGCGATTCCAGAACACGGATAAGGTTGGGCACAAGAGGGCACGCAGCGCGTCTGGACCGTCAGAGGGAGGTGGTAGCCTGCATTCACCCCATATTCTGATGGCACAACGACGCAGGCCGCGCGTCCAGGCCCGCTACCagcactgccactgccacaaTGAGCTGCGCCGGGCGtccttcccctccccccttctcccctcctcgtcccatCGGACACTGCGCTCAGTCAGCGGCTGCATCGCAAGCCTACGAGCTACGCTGCGCTGagccgcacgacgccgcACCGCTCGCTTGCTGTCTTTATTCTCCGCAGCGAcgtctcgacgccgtcgcgcccagccagccagccagcttACCAGCCTCGGGCAGGCCACACCCGAAGGTCACTGACGTCACCACCAAAGCACACTTTGCTATTTgtgtcgcgacgccgacgcggcgaaGACCCAAAACGCATCGAGCGTGATTGTCACTTTGGCCCCTCTCCTCCCATCACACGCATCACTCAACCACCATGGACAAGTCTCCGCTCGTacacgccccgccgcccccgccaccagcATATGCATCGTACCCCGAGGGCACCCAGCCCGGGGTTCACGCagtgcccccgccgctgcccccgcacCCGCCCGCGCACACCATCGaagtcggcggcagcggcggcccagacgccccgccgccgcacgtAGAGTACGCGCAGCACAacctgccgcccccgcccccgcccaggcGCGATACCTCCGGCACGGACCTGCGCAAcctccccccaccgccggcgTTCCCGAAcaacccacccccgccgctccccacccacccgacgacgagccgcaagatctcgccctcgaccgcgccgcgccgcctcccccccGCGTTCAACCCGTCCGAGGCGTCGTCCAACAATGTCTCCCTCTCGGAGCTGTCGCTCAGCGCGCAGCCGTTCTCAGACGACAACGCGCCAGACGAGTTCATCCGCGACCCGCACAAGCTGATCGCGTACCTCGTCCCCCTGCCCCCTCCGGGCAACTTCAACGCCGACACCaagcccccgccgctccgctTCCTGACCtacaccccgccgccgccaccgctcgTCAAGACCCccgacgaggatgccggCAAGGTCCACAAGGTCCTGCACAAGGCGCAGTACAAGTggcaggaggaggtgcgcgaggcgcacgaGACCAACGCCAAGGTCACGTCGTGGAAGGGCTTCAAGTCGCGCCTGACCAAGGCTATCGACTGGGGCATGAGcaagacgacgagcgcggaTCTCGACTTTGTGAACCGTATCCCTAGTGACGGCGACAAGGTCCACCACAAGCCGGCGAACACGAGCACGAATTCGAGCACGAACTCGACCACGACaaaggccgccgacggcagcagcgacgaccccCAGCGCCTGTCGACCGACTCGCACCACGTCttccacgacgacggcgtgcacgaggaggagacgacAAAGGCCACAGTCAAGCTGGACGAACTGGTTCTCATTTACCCTATTACCATGGACAAGACGGAGAAGGAGATCCGCGAGGAGTTTATCAACTCGCTCATGCGGACCAAGACCaaggcgcagcgcgacgccgtcatCGCGACGGGTCTCCTGCCGGTGTCGGTCGCGGTGGACACGCTTCTCATGTTCGTCGGCTGGGTCTTTGGCGGCCTGTTTGAAGTCGACGCGGTGTGGGCGGCCAACTcgctgcgcggcgccaaGACCGCGCGGTCCGTCACCAAGCGCCTCGCCAGCTCAACCAAGAGCGGCAGCGTgcacgactcggacgagcaCATCCAGCTGCGCTttgtcgcgtcggcgcgcgccgagccgctccAGAACTACCTGCTGGGCCAGTGCCTGAAGAAGGACGTCGGCATGTTctcccgcccgcgcggcgtcgccatccCCACCGGCTCGGACGTGCTCACCGCCATCGGGTGGCACAACTCTGGCGTGTACCAGAAGACCAActgggaggacgaggcgtgggagcgcgagcaggtcgaaGAGGACCTCGAAAAGACgttcaagaaggccgcgagcgcgtgggACAAGTGGCTCATGCTGTACGAAAAGAACCCCGAGAAGGCGCTCAAGAAGTAGAGGTAATATAGACTTGTAATTGACGACGTCTTATGGATACACGATACGATACATGAGCAGGTGATGGTACTATGCACAATGCGGGGTATTactgcttcttcttgcccttcttcttgttgacgacgacgaggtcgccgccttcgccgccctcctctccGCCAGCCTCCTGGATCTTGAGTCCTGCCTCTAGTGTGAACATGAGGTCGCGGACAGTTTCGTTCAAGCtgtccacctcggcggccttggcgtcgcgtgcggcgcggaCGGTGGTCAGGTCGTCGCGGAGTTTGTTGACGCGCGAGTTGAGACCCTCCGACATGGCCTTCTCGCTGCCTAGCGACGTCTGCAGGCTGCGGCTGAGCTGGAGCGCCTTTTCGgcacgctgctcggcctTCTGCCGCGcattgtcggcctcgacgcgccgcgcctcggcgactgcagccgcgtcctcggcctcctttGTCCGCGCGGCCGCTGCCTGCAGCTTGGCGATTACGACGGCCTGCGACGCTGCCTCCTGCTCGTAGTGCTGCcgcatggcctcgagctgcgagctCAAGAGGTAGCTGTACTCGAGCGTGATGGATTCGATGGTCGACATCTTCTCGGCGTCACCGGATGATGGCCCGTCGTTCACTTGGCTATCGCGGCGCTCATGTCCCTGCGAATACGACGCGCGGTTCATGGCGGAGGGGGTCGACGGTGCACTGCCTGCCACGCTCGAGGGAGCCGAGTGGCTGTGGCCGGCAAGGTTCTCGAGCGACCGGTTGAGCGGCATCGTGCGGCGTGAGGAGGTGGCTGCGTGTGCCGCGAGCGAGGAAGCAGagggcagctcgacgagtttGCCGTCGGTTCGTGTCTGGATCAAGCGGTGAACATAGTTGTCGCCTTGGTAGTCCCACACGCGTTGCGTTTCGACCTCCATCGCCAGCATGTGTCCGCTCTCCTCCCAGTGTCGCCTTGCATGGCCCTTCGAATATCGGCCACAGCCGACCGCGCCACAGACCACGCAGATCCAGATGTTTTCTGTGCTGTCACACATGCCGCACTGGGTGAACCGCGTGATGTCTTCGCCGCGgtcacgctgctgctgccgcttcTTGTCCTGCGCGGAAGACAGCAGCAGATGGCTGACGCGGCAGACGGGACAGCGACTATCGCCCCACTTGCGCAGGCAGTCGCAGTCAAACGTGTGGGCGCATGGCAGCGTCACGAGCCCAGTCACGGTGGAGTCGAGACGCTCCAGACAGACGGGGCACGAAGGGAGCTCGTACAGGCCCTTGCTGTCCACGCCATGGAGCAACT
It contains:
- the dmg gene encoding Dimethylglycine oxidase; amino-acid sequence: MSDYDIVIVGAGIVGSLLAAKLAPHTRLLLVDRDVAALPGSTGHAPGFVGQVNTVGALSEVARRSVKLYSSIPGGFNTVGGMEVAIAAPEPDITADIHAVDALKARAALAEAAGLPHELLSGAEARALAPTFLDERALAAVYFPSDGTANAKAIAKYGQDTAKAAGATLLDGDVSGIVKTATGYRVDSCQGSFTAAHVVVATGVWGGQLVPSLKATAVSVAHPYGYSTKRSPRPIAQPFIRWPAAHVYARDHGQRDGVGSYDHETVHYALQRVGALDSAYGDWESRIAPAFNRALGLLPPRTAATFRSYRTPSREDVHPVAAGSVPYAFNGLFTVTPDALPLSGALDVAGPTQGLWCSVGVWVTSAGGVTGVLADQILEALGKKPAGGVDAHLRKAFDPRRFDGQDERQLETAALGKYNDIYNKTEQDGSKGLNSRL
- the ETP1 gene encoding RING finger protein ETP1 — protein: MTYSHTKSDYNTYSIVIAVHPENEQPPDTDWRLGEIEVDWIDFTREKSLDKAWDEPAMVDKPRTSQGGSSRAVPGSRARGSLDAPGGSSSSPRTKPRKRTPEPPETPDALSRQPLLAHIPGPNPVDTTAATGVSQFGRGVVHLFKHEPPPSLIARLEGQNGESSRSGTAEGDYAGEHAEGEDGSLVAILAVPAWMRPADLLEFLGGWATCLEGVRMIREATTPNRSIVILKFRDPLQASDFMIIFTGKAFSTLDTRETCHPIRIHHLVLHKLEGAEPKDVAIPAFPPSVYASRARALPKLLHGVDSKGLYELPSCPVCLERLDSTVTGLVTLPCAHTFDCDCLRKWGDSRCPVCRVSHLLLSSAQDKKRQQQRDRGEDITRFTQCGMCDSTENIWICVVCGAVGCGRYSKGHARRHWEESGHMLAMEVETQRVWDYQGDNYVHRLIQTRTDGKLVELPSASSLAAHAATSSRRTMPLNRSLENLAGHSHSAPSSVAGSAPSTPSAMNRASYSQGHERRDSQVNDGPSSGDAEKMSTIESITLEYSYLLSSQLEAMRQHYEQEAASQAVVIAKLQAAAARTKEAEDAAAVAEARRVEADNARQKAEQRAEKALQLSRSLQTSLGSEKAMSEGLNSRVNKLRDDLTTVRAARDAKAAEVDSLNETVRDLMFTLEAGLKIQEAGGEEGGEGGDLVVVNKKKGKKKQ